DNA from Alphaproteobacteria bacterium SS10:
TGGCCACAGAAGTCACGGACGACTGAGAAGCGCTCCGCCTCAACATATTGCTGAATGGCGTGGCCAACATCGCCGAGGGTGGCGCCGGGCTTAACCGCCTGAATACCGCGCATCATGGATTCATAGGTCACAGCGACGAGGCGCTTTGCTTTCACACTGACCTTATCGCCGGCGAAGTACATCCGGCTGGTGTCACCAAACCACCCATCGAGGATCACAGTGACATCAATATTCAGGATGTCGCCATTGGCGATCCGTTTATCACCTGGGATACCGTGGCAGACCACGTGGTTCACCGAGATACAGCTCGACTTGGTGTAGCCCTTGTAGTTCAGCGTTGCTGGAACGGCCCCGTTATCAACGGTGAAGTCGTGCAGCAGCTTATCAAGCTCACCGGTCGTCACCCCTGGTTTCACATGGGGCGTGATCATATCCAGGGCTTCCGCTGCGAGGCGGCCAGCACGACGCATGCCCTCATAACCCTCAGGGCCATGCAGCGTGATCTCATTCAGCCGTGGTTGTTCGGTCGCTTGTTCCATGATGGTTGCCGCCTGTTCGGTGACTTCTGCCCGCAATCCTACGGGAGGCTTCTATAGATATCCAGGGGGGCGACGATGGTTTGCGCAGCATCGTATGTCCTGGCTTGGATGGCAGTAGCTATAGCACCGGAATTGGCCCTGCCAACTGAATTCCCGATGTATCGATTTGGCAGCCATAGGCAATCATTTCAACACCCGCCATTCGGGCACGGTCAAAAGCCTCGGCATAGGCCGCATCAATATCACCGGCGATACCGAATTGATCACAATCCATACGTTGAATGACATAGAGCATCACCGCCCTGTGACCGGCTTTGTGCTGCTCGATCAACTCATCCAGGTGTTTAGCCCCGCGGCTGGTGACCGAATCTGGGAACTCGGCAATCCGGCGGTTGCCCACATCTTCACGGCGTAGATGGACATTCTTGATCTCGATAAAGCAGCGCTGACCCTCAACACCGTCCTCTGGCTCGATCAAAAGGTCGATGCGGCTGTTCTTACCGTAGGGCACTTCCCGACGAAGCGTGTGTCCGGCTGGAATAGTAAGTTCTGGCACCAGACCAGCCAGGATGGCCTTCTCAGCGATCTTGTTCGGGCGATTGGTGTTAATGCCGACCGGCTGACCGTCATACTCAATCAACTCAAGGGTATGGGACAGCTTCCGTTTTGGATTGCCGCTATCCAGGACCCAGGCGGTTAAGCCGGGTTCCTTAAGGCCCATCATGGCACCCGGGTTGGGGCAGTGCACCGTCATCTCTCGCCCATCATCCATTTCGATATCGGCAAGGAAGCGCTTGTATCGTTTGATCAAGCGGCCGCGCTCCAGCGGGCGGTCAAAACATACGCGGTGATCTTGTTCGGCCATGGCGATGGTCTAGTTTGTGGCGTTAGGACGTAGTTATCTCCTGGGCGAGTGAGGGGTACGCGAAAGTGGGCGAGCGTGTCGAGGCAGCATTTCTGATCATTGGTAATGAGATCCTGAGTGGCCGAACCCAGGACGCCAATCTGTC
Protein-coding regions in this window:
- the map gene encoding type I methionyl aminopeptidase, which translates into the protein MEQATEQPRLNEITLHGPEGYEGMRRAGRLAAEALDMITPHVKPGVTTGELDKLLHDFTVDNGAVPATLNYKGYTKSSCISVNHVVCHGIPGDKRIANGDILNIDVTVILDGWFGDTSRMYFAGDKVSVKAKRLVAVTYESMMRGIQAVKPGATLGDVGHAIQQYVEAERFSVVRDFCGHGLGQVFHAPPSVLHFGKPGEGVKLKPGMFFTIEPMVNAGDYRVKILSDGWTAVTRDRSLSAQFEHSIAVTEDGYEIFTLSPAGHTAPPYASESN
- the sfsA gene encoding DNA/RNA nuclease SfsA, giving the protein MAEQDHRVCFDRPLERGRLIKRYKRFLADIEMDDGREMTVHCPNPGAMMGLKEPGLTAWVLDSGNPKRKLSHTLELIEYDGQPVGINTNRPNKIAEKAILAGLVPELTIPAGHTLRREVPYGKNSRIDLLIEPEDGVEGQRCFIEIKNVHLRREDVGNRRIAEFPDSVTSRGAKHLDELIEQHKAGHRAVMLYVIQRMDCDQFGIAGDIDAAYAEAFDRARMAGVEMIAYGCQIDTSGIQLAGPIPVL